CCAGGCTCCTGTAGCGATAACAAATCGATCCGCTGCAAATCGCTTCCCATCCACGGTCGCTAGACTCTCTATTCGATTTTCAGCTTTAATCATTTGGATGGAATGGGAATTCGGCCGTAACCGGACTCCTTGAATTTCGCAGGCACGAATTAACGCCTGCAGATGCAAAGGATTTTCTAGCAAAGCCCCGTCGGGAAAAAAAATGCCGGAATTACTGAGGAACTGAACTTGAGGATATTGCGAAGGCTCCGCACTTTGAAATGCGATTTCTTCGTCGACCCAAGCATTTTGAGTAGCGGCTGATGGCGCTTCCAGATCCAGGATGCCGCACTTGCGAAACCCATTCCAGATGCCGGAGGATTCTTTCAATTGCAAGCTAAAGGATTCGATGCGATTTCGGCTGAACGCCCGAAGCAAATCAAGTGGACGATGAGCTTTTGAAAGATTCCCGGGAGCGAGGATGCCCGCTCCGGCCCAGGAGGCCTCTCGCCCCAGATCCGATTTATCCAGAACAGTAACTTGCAATCCTTCCAGTGCCAGGTGATACGCGGTAGTAAGACCTATGACACCGCCGCCTAGGATGACGACGTCCGTTTTTTCTGTCATGCTGCTATCATACGCAAGCGGGCACTGGGGTTAAGCCCAGTGCCCGCGGAGTTTTCAGAGGAAATTGGACGATTACTTCACTTCGAAATCGGCGTCGATGACATCGTCCGGCTTGCCCGCCGTTGCTCCCCCAGTGGGCGGAGGAGGAGTTGCACCGCC
The genomic region above belongs to Telmatocola sphagniphila and contains:
- a CDS encoding NAD(P)/FAD-dependent oxidoreductase; the encoded protein is MTEKTDVVILGGGVIGLTTAYHLALEGLQVTVLDKSDLGREASWAGAGILAPGNLSKAHRPLDLLRAFSRNRIESFSLQLKESSGIWNGFRKCGILDLEAPSAATQNAWVDEEIAFQSAEPSQYPQVQFLSNSGIFFPDGALLENPLHLQALIRACEIQGVRLRPNSHSIQMIKAENRIESLATVDGKRFAADRFVIATGAWTELLPELTPMKLGIFPIRGQIVQLAIEGEMPVSCIVESGKQYIVPRNSDEILIGSTEEPEAGFEKANTPSGIQGLLDFAHNLIPILRSAQQVRAWAGLRPGSKDGLPTIGPIPGFDNVFIGAGHGRSGIQQSLATAQILTDLVLGKRTFMDISPFKADRPRSQATEPLFRS